A genomic window from Fibrobacterota bacterium includes:
- a CDS encoding DUF2169 domain-containing protein, with amino-acid sequence MTPYLIPGHVADGTPILSVLGKETFDLVPGEELTYADEEIPFRESDDDLESDLVAFKPMTDILLTGSVFSPRGKQALHMNVGITVNGVIYGVRVFGNRKAVVSGNSVRFSEPEPFESIPIELSRCYGGIDSTTRPQEPLSFQPNPQGTGFLVSGTDSVMELRLPNFENPNKVLTPESFLVKSFEKWREAPMPASLGPLPRDSWPRCSLAGMSPDQAADQEVERRKRIQAMPEIGAGPGTYPPAPPPILNPEYHQSAPRGLQFPILSGSEAITLHYFHPDHPSWQFQLPGGPPTAWLDTGRGADSMRMSLQTVEIRPDLGKIALTWRGSVYYGGPEAMRNFTRLDYGIDE; translated from the coding sequence ATGACCCCCTACCTCATCCCAGGCCACGTGGCCGACGGCACGCCCATCCTTTCCGTGCTCGGCAAGGAAACCTTCGATCTCGTTCCGGGCGAGGAGCTGACCTACGCCGACGAGGAGATCCCCTTCCGGGAATCCGACGACGACCTGGAAAGCGACCTGGTCGCCTTCAAGCCGATGACCGACATCCTGTTGACAGGATCCGTCTTCTCTCCGCGCGGCAAGCAAGCGCTCCACATGAACGTGGGAATCACGGTCAACGGCGTGATCTACGGCGTGCGCGTGTTCGGAAACCGCAAGGCCGTGGTGAGCGGGAACTCGGTGCGCTTTTCCGAGCCGGAGCCCTTCGAGTCCATCCCCATCGAGCTATCGCGCTGCTACGGAGGGATCGATTCCACCACCCGTCCGCAGGAGCCGTTGTCCTTCCAGCCCAATCCCCAGGGAACGGGATTCCTGGTGAGTGGAACAGATTCCGTCATGGAACTGCGCCTTCCCAATTTCGAAAACCCCAACAAGGTCCTGACACCGGAATCCTTCTTGGTGAAGTCCTTCGAGAAATGGCGCGAGGCTCCGATGCCGGCATCACTCGGGCCCCTGCCGCGCGATTCGTGGCCGCGCTGCAGCTTGGCGGGCATGTCGCCGGACCAGGCGGCCGACCAGGAAGTGGAACGCCGCAAGCGCATCCAGGCCATGCCGGAAATCGGTGCGGGGCCGGGCACGTATCCGCCGGCACCTCCGCCCATCCTCAACCCGGAATACCACCAGAGCGCGCCGCGTGGCTTGCAGTTTCCGATCCTTTCCGGAAGCGAAGCCATCACCCTCCACTACTTCCATCCGGACCACCCCAGTTGGCAGTTCCAATTGCCGGGCGGCCCACCCACGGCCTGGCTGGACACCGGCCGCGGCGCGGATTCCATGCGCATGAGCCTGCAGACGGTGGAGATCCGTCCGGACCTGGGCAAGATCGCGCTGACCTGGCGGGGGAGTGTCTATTACGGCGGCCCGGAGGCGATGCGGAACTTCACCCGACTGGACTACGGCATCGACGAGTGA
- a CDS encoding DUF2169 domain-containing protein, whose amino-acid sequence MKWLTRMIPGHMPDGSPIVSVLAKASWSLLPDDLPLQDDPVDWVEADVHWDTNNPATEATQFENELVPWKPCTDVIVIGNAWAPRGKQGKYFDAGIQIGAFRKVVRVFGNRKIVPKTFGFEFSEPELFETMPMHFGKAYGGRFLSSKTQAEMVYPQKPGGHGLSGGSHVGRDLQGQASQPGKSGARPHAGKSGVEVLGPVDEHAHAVGIGVHQPQFPSASHLCGTAPGYRARRGNFTAPDPCRIQRTVGEFSHPRDERRIPLRSTGRPETPVFEGRRRSRAGLLGSRSPHLQVPASRQASCGVDGCRHGARVDGHGAAERDHHQGKQPALHGVARVVPLRRTGIDFRVDQVRHRGGGLTCPSSMANWERRWTPPCRPFCFRAAGA is encoded by the coding sequence ATGAAGTGGCTGACGCGCATGATTCCCGGCCACATGCCGGATGGATCTCCCATCGTTTCGGTGTTGGCCAAAGCCAGTTGGTCGCTGCTTCCCGACGACCTCCCGCTTCAGGATGATCCGGTGGACTGGGTGGAAGCGGATGTCCACTGGGACACCAACAATCCTGCCACGGAGGCCACGCAGTTCGAAAACGAACTGGTGCCCTGGAAGCCGTGCACGGACGTGATCGTGATCGGCAACGCCTGGGCGCCTCGCGGCAAGCAGGGCAAGTACTTCGATGCCGGCATCCAGATCGGCGCCTTCCGCAAGGTGGTGCGGGTATTCGGCAACCGCAAGATCGTGCCCAAGACCTTCGGGTTCGAGTTTTCCGAGCCGGAACTCTTCGAGACCATGCCGATGCACTTCGGGAAGGCTTACGGCGGGCGGTTTCTGTCTTCCAAGACCCAAGCGGAGATGGTCTACCCCCAGAAACCCGGTGGGCACGGGCTTTCTGGTGGATCCCACGTTGGAAGAGATCTTCAAGGTCAAGCTTCCCAACCTGGAAAATCCGGCGCACGTCCTCACGCCGGAAAATCTGGTGTTGAAGTCCTTGGACCAGTGGACGAACATGCCCATGCCGTGGGCATTGGGGTACACCAGCCGCAATTTCCATCCGCGAGTCACCTATGCGGGACTGCCCCCGGATATCGCGCCCGGCGCGGAAATTTCACGGCTCCAGACCCGTGCCGAATCCAACGGACTGTCGGGGAATTCTCCCACCCCCGTGATGAACGCCGAATTCCATTGCGGAGCACCGGACGGCCTGAAACTCCCGTATTTGAAGGGCGACGAAGAAGTCGCGCTGGGTTACTTGGATCCCGATCACCCCATCTTCAAGTTCCCGCTTCCCGGCAAGCGTCCTGCGGTGTGGATGGATGTCGGCATGGGGCGCGAGTGGATGGACACGGTGCTGCAGAGCGTGATCATCACCAAGGGAAACAACCAGCTCTCCATGGTGTGGCGCGGGTCGTGCCGCTACGACGGACCGGAATCGATTTCCGAGTGGACCAAGTTCGCCATCGGGGCGGAGGACTGACATGCCCAAGCTCAATGGCCAATTGGGAACGCCGCTGGACGCCTCCATGCCGTCCATTCTGCTTTCGTGCCGCTGGAGCCTGA
- a CDS encoding amidohydrolase family protein has protein sequence MSKDQIGQDVANGMYYKLFDFAVAINHKLSEVKAFPERLVVRAHCLVEKEVRRWIFFKKNIQVKCTVTLQEIHLSKAEVMGEVTAVHFYLQFDPSFDAIELGYISDEDPTQTFVTITGLMTPDFNLVCYEKVNPGNEAKPQKGRMTVPTCHKAPGKWAVAHEFAYSNFHPVICIWRFETPAHFEMHSHIQSTHCATFPSAWLQVWDRISLYTKGVIFPVGLKPGYNVQDFLGKLPIVLGEGGVIGAKPTSVIAEKCYQQFLDADFSRVMRFQKKNADLVACLMPMDLEYMHFNGYYGTPIIREKYCVEFLTNRTSLVMWYSWNAKWGFLSNNTPEIISDTDSGVITTLPPLYKDPPPSEHGEVWSYMKEKDRTKFEPYKEEMETYAGLLKRQWAKEINAPDVRLLPFFKFDPRRFTPQALRQTTGDHFALQKALKEPVQAGGSNYVGFKIYTPTGWSPMDPLLRSQVQPLWEAAIAFDVPLVNHGGPAGFYTQDREHYYDLLDEMGLIVDGRENEESDGWTTKFSREVQGADGEWFVPQDLPSKKWWFVQHYLAPSAWKNLVDRPAYKKLKICIAHFGDGDHFADNKEEFRATREPSPVSKDLNFDFNQDGICVSRTHKFVLDLLDLVDVDNRVYIDLSYLILTENNKTAFLKVFEWAREKKPILLERILWGTDWPLPAGEKPVKGKDGTMFYRYARGFREMIPEMPGDFFLRACFLNPLQFLNLKSLKAKINDPNWDSTWQWIDDFDPQMYDGNFTGDKLELLYATNKKLAKKMNG, from the coding sequence ATGTCTAAAGACCAAATAGGACAAGACGTCGCCAACGGGATGTATTACAAGCTCTTTGATTTTGCCGTTGCGATCAACCATAAACTGTCAGAAGTCAAAGCCTTTCCGGAGAGACTCGTTGTTCGTGCGCATTGTTTGGTGGAAAAAGAGGTTCGACGTTGGATCTTTTTTAAAAAGAACATCCAGGTGAAGTGTACCGTCACGCTGCAGGAAATTCATCTTTCAAAAGCTGAGGTGATGGGCGAAGTAACGGCTGTTCATTTTTACCTCCAGTTTGATCCATCTTTCGATGCGATTGAGCTGGGATATATTAGCGATGAGGATCCGACGCAAACATTCGTGACCATCACGGGATTGATGACTCCTGATTTCAATCTGGTTTGTTATGAAAAGGTGAATCCAGGAAACGAAGCAAAGCCCCAAAAAGGGAGAATGACGGTGCCCACGTGCCATAAGGCGCCTGGGAAATGGGCGGTTGCCCATGAGTTTGCTTATTCGAATTTTCATCCAGTGATTTGCATTTGGCGCTTCGAGACGCCTGCTCACTTTGAGATGCACAGTCATATCCAGTCAACCCATTGCGCCACGTTTCCATCGGCTTGGCTGCAGGTTTGGGATAGGATTAGTCTCTATACAAAAGGGGTGATTTTTCCGGTTGGGCTGAAGCCGGGGTACAATGTCCAAGATTTTCTTGGGAAGTTGCCGATTGTGTTAGGGGAAGGAGGCGTTATCGGAGCGAAGCCAACCTCGGTTATTGCGGAAAAATGCTATCAGCAGTTTTTGGATGCGGATTTCTCTAGGGTCATGAGGTTTCAAAAAAAGAATGCCGATTTGGTGGCATGCTTGATGCCGATGGATTTGGAGTACATGCATTTTAATGGGTATTACGGGACTCCAATCATTCGGGAGAAATATTGCGTAGAATTTCTAACGAATAGAACATCGTTGGTCATGTGGTATTCGTGGAATGCCAAATGGGGCTTTTTGTCCAACAACACGCCGGAGATTATCTCGGATACGGACTCGGGCGTGATCACTACTTTGCCCCCACTATACAAGGATCCACCTCCTTCGGAGCATGGCGAAGTGTGGAGCTACATGAAGGAGAAGGATCGCACAAAATTCGAGCCTTATAAAGAGGAAATGGAAACATACGCAGGGCTATTAAAGAGGCAATGGGCTAAGGAGATCAATGCGCCAGATGTTCGTTTGCTCCCATTCTTCAAATTCGACCCCAGAAGATTCACACCTCAAGCCTTACGTCAAACAACAGGCGATCATTTCGCCCTTCAAAAGGCATTGAAGGAGCCTGTTCAGGCGGGAGGGAGCAACTATGTCGGGTTTAAAATTTATACACCTACCGGCTGGTCGCCGATGGACCCGTTGCTGAGGTCGCAGGTCCAGCCGTTATGGGAAGCTGCGATTGCCTTCGATGTTCCCCTTGTCAATCATGGCGGACCGGCAGGATTTTATACTCAAGATCGAGAGCATTATTATGATTTGCTGGATGAAATGGGATTGATTGTCGATGGGCGTGAGAATGAAGAATCTGATGGCTGGACAACAAAGTTTTCGCGCGAGGTTCAAGGGGCGGATGGAGAATGGTTTGTTCCCCAAGATTTGCCAAGCAAAAAATGGTGGTTTGTCCAACACTATTTGGCGCCCAGCGCCTGGAAAAATCTTGTTGATCGACCAGCATACAAAAAGCTGAAAATCTGCATTGCCCACTTTGGGGATGGAGATCATTTCGCGGACAATAAAGAGGAATTCCGAGCAACTCGGGAGCCGAGCCCAGTGAGCAAGGATTTGAATTTTGACTTTAATCAGGACGGGATTTGCGTTTCCAGAACGCACAAGTTTGTCCTGGACTTGCTGGATTTGGTTGATGTGGATAATCGCGTTTATATCGATTTGAGCTACCTGATTCTAACGGAGAACAACAAAACAGCCTTCCTGAAGGTGTTCGAATGGGCCAGGGAAAAAAAGCCCATCCTTCTCGAACGCATCTTGTGGGGAACGGATTGGCCGCTGCCTGCGGGAGAGAAGCCGGTTAAGGGGAAAGACGGGACCATGTTTTATCGCTATGCCCGGGGCTTCCGAGAAATGATTCCAGAAATGCCGGGAGATTTTTTCCTCCGAGCGTGTTTTCTCAATCCTTTGCAGTTTCTGAATCTCAAATCATTGAAAGCCAAAATAAATGATCCCAATTGGGATTCCACTTGGCAGTGGATCGATGATTTTGATCCTCAGATGTATGATGGTAATTTTACCGGAGATAAACTGGAATTGCTGTATGCTACCAATAAAAAATTGGCAAAGAAGATGAACGGATAA